One genomic segment of Rivularia sp. PCC 7116 includes these proteins:
- a CDS encoding calcium-binding protein, whose amino-acid sequence MAFVRGRRRRDDNLEGTNSVDTIFGYSGNDTLIGLGGDDYMRGDEGDDSLEGGDGNDQLIGNEGNDELLGGNGNDFVKGEEGNDSLDGGDGDDQLFGNAGDDEIIAGAGNDYLDGGDGEDGLDGGDGNDTLLGGSNSNIRTTREEIIKDEEGNIVFTGTFPTIEFIGGDTLIGGAGDDLILANAGDDVVDAGLDNDTVVGGAGNDLIFAGSGEDEITGGSGNDTILGESGNDTLIGSGGEDLIIGDQDALGGPDGNDEINAGSDNDTVYGGGGSDTINGGKGDDILDGGDSRSTGLISRDSNGNDQLFGGRGNDVLRGGLGSDTLDGGGTTAGERDILIGSGVLDSGGTFSDGVSDLFILGNEETFLYAGGTGDVIGNNIFGQGDRAIIQLFENGVDKIQVPNPDQVATAVIGNSTFILIPVSGGFEIIAELRDFTGTLAPDTFITPPIDNSGDDDFQGTEGNDILDGGEGNDILAGLDGDDILDGGAGNDNLDGGNGIDTASYENDTAGIQVNLAAQTATDGFGGNDTLLNIENVVGSGFADLIIGDAQDNNLNGGAGDDTLTGGAGNDIIEGNDGTDTVNYENDTAGIQVNLTAQAAIDGFGGNDNLLNIENVVGSDFNDVIFGGNGDNNLNGGAGNDILVGGAGNDTLVGAGSQAGELDQLYGEADGNTDVFVLGDTSSAFYIGGGSTFGLSDRADIFNFENGVDQIQVNTSGGVIVNSLGSQTDLYILTQANGNFEIIARLANFTDTSIASNGTFISA is encoded by the coding sequence ATGGCTTTTGTAAGAGGAAGAAGAAGAAGAGACGATAATCTTGAGGGTACAAATTCCGTTGATACAATTTTCGGTTATAGCGGCAATGATACTTTAATCGGATTGGGTGGCGACGACTACATGCGAGGCGATGAGGGAGATGACAGCCTTGAGGGAGGAGATGGTAACGATCAGCTAATCGGAAATGAAGGAAATGACGAACTGTTAGGAGGAAACGGAAACGATTTTGTCAAAGGGGAAGAAGGTAACGATAGTCTTGACGGCGGCGATGGAGACGATCAGCTTTTTGGTAACGCTGGAGATGACGAGATCATAGCAGGAGCCGGTAATGACTATCTAGATGGAGGTGACGGGGAAGATGGACTCGATGGTGGTGATGGTAACGATACTTTACTCGGAGGTAGTAATAGTAACATTCGTACAACCAGAGAGGAAATTATAAAAGACGAAGAAGGCAACATAGTCTTTACAGGTACATTTCCCACTATTGAGTTTATTGGCGGTGACACTCTTATAGGTGGTGCCGGTGATGATTTGATTCTAGCTAACGCTGGTGATGATGTTGTAGATGCGGGACTCGATAATGATACCGTTGTCGGAGGTGCGGGTAACGATTTAATCTTTGCTGGTAGCGGAGAAGATGAAATTACCGGAGGCTCCGGCAACGACACAATACTCGGAGAGAGCGGCAACGATACTCTTATTGGTAGTGGCGGTGAAGATTTAATTATTGGCGACCAAGATGCTTTGGGTGGTCCTGATGGGAATGACGAAATAAACGCCGGTTCCGATAATGATACTGTTTACGGCGGTGGTGGCTCCGACACTATTAATGGGGGTAAAGGCGATGACATTTTGGATGGAGGAGATAGCAGAAGCACTGGTCTTATTAGTAGGGACAGCAACGGTAACGATCAACTGTTCGGAGGTAGAGGTAATGACGTTCTTCGTGGGGGTTTAGGTAGCGATACTCTTGATGGTGGGGGCACAACAGCCGGTGAAAGAGACATTTTAATCGGTAGTGGAGTCCTCGACTCAGGGGGAACCTTTTCCGACGGCGTTTCAGATTTATTTATTCTTGGTAACGAAGAAACTTTCTTGTATGCTGGCGGTACTGGCGATGTAATCGGAAATAATATATTTGGTCAAGGCGATCGCGCTATTATTCAATTGTTCGAGAATGGCGTAGATAAAATTCAGGTACCTAACCCAGACCAAGTTGCTACCGCAGTTATAGGAAACAGTACATTTATTCTGATTCCAGTCAGTGGCGGCTTTGAAATTATTGCTGAACTGCGAGATTTTACTGGTACTCTTGCTCCTGATACATTTATAACACCACCAATTGATAACAGTGGAGATGACGATTTCCAAGGAACTGAAGGAAATGACATCCTTGATGGAGGTGAAGGGAATGACATTCTTGCTGGGCTTGATGGCGACGATATCCTTGATGGGGGTGCTGGTAACGATAACCTGGATGGAGGAAATGGCATTGATACAGCAAGTTATGAAAACGACACTGCTGGGATTCAAGTAAATTTAGCCGCTCAGACTGCTACAGATGGCTTTGGCGGTAACGATACGCTACTTAATATTGAAAATGTTGTTGGTTCTGGTTTTGCTGACTTAATTATTGGCGATGCTCAAGATAATAACTTAAATGGTGGAGCCGGTGATGACACCCTTACAGGGGGCGCAGGCAATGACATTATTGAGGGGAACGACGGTACTGACACCGTTAACTATGAAAACGATACTGCCGGTATCCAGGTTAACTTAACCGCTCAAGCTGCGATAGATGGTTTTGGTGGTAATGACAACCTGCTTAATATTGAAAACGTTGTTGGTTCTGACTTCAATGATGTAATTTTTGGTGGTAATGGAGATAATAATCTGAACGGCGGAGCCGGTAACGATATTTTAGTCGGTGGTGCTGGAAACGATACTTTAGTTGGTGCTGGAAGTCAAGCAGGGGAGTTGGATCAACTATACGGTGAAGCTGATGGTAATACAGACGTATTTGTTCTGGGAGATACTAGCAGTGCATTCTACATCGGTGGTGGTTCAACCTTCGGTCTATCTGACAGGGCTGATATTTTCAACTTTGAGAATGGTGTGGATCAAATTCAAGTTAATACATCTGGTGGTGTAATTGTTAATTCACTAGGAAGTCAAACTGATTTGTATATTTTAACCCAAGCTAATGGTAACTTTGAAATCATTGCCAGATTGGCTAACTTTACTGATACTAGTATCGCTAGCAACGGTACTTTTATATCTGCTTAA
- a CDS encoding HlyD family efflux transporter periplasmic adaptor subunit — MPHPLSNSSSAVAKEEYSENQKHLSTVENTDKESEADTSARDLHYATEELLDALPKLWTRGVLYVLVGFVLMGLPWATISKVDETGSARGRIEPKGATRKLDTRTGGSVKVVKVREGDTVKSGQVLLEFDSDILRTELQQIEAKLLGLENQKVQLEIIKKQLLSTISVQEQQNQSQALEKAAQVEQAKQNLDAKQSVYRLQKLEKKALLDQVRQQIKTNSNEQKFARNRLSIDNKQVERFSKLVKDGAVSANQIDIIRKEQQESKRLYDRALSDGKQAQLRLTEEINRYQATMNQLEADIKQAKLRLKEQQSSYKTLLQTSKLSILRTQEQLKDTQTQISSIESQIAQTTSQIKSLKLQLQQRIVRSPIDGTIFEFPVSKPGEVVQPGQRIAQIAPKNADVVLKASMPIQDSGFLKVGMPVKVKFDAYPYQEYGIVEGKVAWVSPDSKVQQTPQGNSESFELEIILDRQYVDNGEKRVILMPGQTADAEVVIRQRRIIDFVLDPFKKLQKDGLNM; from the coding sequence ATGCCACATCCTTTATCAAATAGTTCATCAGCAGTTGCAAAGGAAGAATATAGCGAAAATCAAAAGCATCTTTCTACAGTTGAGAATACAGATAAAGAGTCTGAAGCAGATACATCTGCAAGAGATTTACATTACGCTACCGAAGAACTGCTCGATGCTCTACCAAAACTATGGACGAGGGGGGTATTATACGTACTAGTCGGATTCGTATTAATGGGTTTACCTTGGGCAACTATCTCCAAGGTTGATGAAACTGGAAGCGCTAGAGGACGTATTGAACCAAAAGGTGCAACTAGAAAGCTGGATACCAGAACTGGTGGAAGCGTTAAAGTTGTAAAAGTTAGAGAAGGCGACACTGTTAAATCCGGTCAAGTTCTTTTAGAATTTGACTCAGATATTTTACGAACCGAACTACAGCAGATTGAAGCAAAACTTTTAGGATTGGAAAATCAGAAAGTACAGCTAGAAATAATCAAAAAACAGCTTTTATCAACAATAAGCGTTCAAGAGCAGCAAAACCAATCCCAAGCTCTGGAAAAAGCAGCCCAAGTTGAGCAAGCCAAACAAAATTTGGATGCTAAACAAAGTGTTTATCGGCTACAGAAATTAGAGAAAAAAGCTTTACTTGACCAAGTAAGACAACAAATCAAGACTAATAGTAACGAACAGAAGTTTGCCCGAAATCGTTTGAGCATAGACAACAAACAAGTTGAACGCTTTAGCAAATTAGTTAAAGATGGAGCAGTTTCAGCAAATCAAATTGACATAATTAGAAAAGAGCAGCAAGAAAGCAAAAGGCTTTACGACAGAGCTTTATCTGATGGGAAACAAGCCCAGTTGAGGTTGACGGAAGAAATCAATCGCTATCAGGCAACTATGAATCAGCTAGAAGCTGATATTAAACAAGCTAAACTTAGATTAAAAGAACAACAGAGCAGCTATAAAACTTTGCTGCAAACCTCTAAACTTTCTATTTTGCGGACTCAAGAACAACTCAAAGATACTCAAACCCAAATTTCATCTATTGAATCGCAAATTGCTCAAACCACCAGTCAAATCAAATCTTTGAAGTTACAGTTACAGCAAAGAATAGTGCGATCGCCGATTGATGGGACTATTTTTGAGTTTCCAGTTAGTAAACCTGGAGAAGTAGTACAACCAGGGCAAAGAATAGCCCAAATTGCTCCTAAAAATGCCGATGTTGTTCTTAAAGCCAGTATGCCTATACAAGATAGTGGTTTTTTGAAAGTAGGAATGCCGGTAAAAGTTAAATTTGATGCCTACCCTTATCAAGAGTATGGCATCGTTGAAGGTAAAGTCGCTTGGGTGTCTCCCGACTCAAAAGTCCAGCAAACACCCCAAGGAAATAGTGAAAGCTTTGAACTAGAAATAATTTTAGACCGGCAGTATGTAGATAACGGCGAAAAACGCGTTATTTTAATGCCCGGTCAAACAGCAGACGCTGAGGTAGTTATTCGTCAACGCCGGATAATTGATTTTGTATTAGATCCATTCAAAAAATTACAGAAAGATGGGCTAAATATGTAA
- a CDS encoding tetratricopeptide repeat protein, producing the protein MNTSNNLDSKTKYLIKIALQKHHSGQFEAAITYYQQILEINPNFAEVYASLAEAQEKAGNSEAAITSYQQAINLKPEYAEAYCNLGNLFKKQGKVSAAIESYQKALKIKPDLVEVYCNLGNLLKKQGNRSAAIESYQKALKIKPNLARAKFFTCIHQLPIIYRTFTEIQLKRDNYQRYLKDLAKNYQQACSQELKKAADAVGASQPFYLAYQGLNDRDLQKIYGDMIVGIMSHRYPQNSQNISLPDLQANQKIRIGFVSACFHRHSVWKIPMKGWVENLDRSQFELFAYHTNTTLKHDGETVKAVQAFDKFIKGPASIEKWTKIIQQDKLHVLIFPEFGMDPTTLQLGCLRLAPIQMTSWGHPNTSGLPTIDYYLSSELMEPENAQEYYTEKLVKLPNLSIYYHPQPISPLKVTKQDIGIIDNAVMFWCCQSLYKYLPQHDDVFPQIAGNLDNCKFVFIENEGEGVTEVFRQRLEKAFGDFALDYQDYCIFLPRMKARKFAGTAAIADVFLDSIGWSGCNSTLEAIAHDIPVVTLPGEFMRARHSMAILKMMNIEETIASNKEEYIKIAIHLGRDAQYRQYLSELVAQNKHKLYNDLKPIRALEEFLFDVVGKPKISSADDVTDNLRLAIQEHRANRLESSEQAYRKVLAIQPKHPEALYGLGILAQQKGELQQAEEFLSLAAREQPDSVKICFTLGNLYQLQKNLSAAEDAYKKAINLRSDAAPIHNNLGYTLEQQGKWEEALKCYQKALEIQPNCIEADANLGNVLHRIAKLSSEKQTYYAKLNYKLGLIRKKAGDLTNAEIYFKKALELKSEYEEVTKCLASISESNSA; encoded by the coding sequence ATGAATACCTCAAATAATTTAGATTCTAAAACAAAATATTTAATTAAAATCGCGCTACAAAAACATCATTCTGGTCAATTTGAAGCTGCCATAACTTACTACCAACAAATCTTAGAAATAAATCCTAACTTTGCTGAGGTTTATGCTAGTTTGGCAGAAGCGCAGGAAAAAGCAGGTAATTCCGAAGCTGCTATTACATCTTATCAACAAGCCATAAACTTAAAACCTGAATATGCCGAAGCTTACTGCAATCTGGGCAATTTATTCAAAAAGCAGGGCAAGGTCTCAGCAGCTATTGAATCTTATCAAAAAGCTTTAAAAATCAAACCCGATCTTGTTGAAGTTTATTGTAATCTGGGTAATTTACTTAAAAAACAGGGCAACAGATCGGCGGCTATTGAATCTTATCAAAAAGCTTTAAAAATCAAACCTAATTTAGCTAGAGCCAAATTTTTTACTTGTATACATCAACTGCCAATTATTTATAGAACTTTTACAGAAATACAATTAAAGCGAGATAATTATCAAAGATATCTCAAAGATTTAGCTAAAAATTACCAACAAGCTTGTTCTCAAGAACTAAAAAAGGCTGCTGATGCTGTAGGCGCATCACAACCCTTTTATCTCGCTTATCAAGGATTAAATGACCGAGACTTACAAAAAATCTACGGGGATATGATTGTTGGTATCATGTCACATCGCTATCCCCAAAATTCTCAAAATATTTCTCTGCCAGATTTGCAAGCAAATCAAAAAATTCGCATCGGATTTGTTTCAGCATGTTTTCACAGACATTCTGTTTGGAAAATTCCGATGAAGGGTTGGGTTGAAAACCTCGATCGCAGTCAATTTGAATTATTCGCCTATCACACCAACACGACTTTGAAACATGATGGCGAAACTGTTAAAGCAGTACAAGCATTTGATAAGTTTATAAAAGGTCCGGCTTCAATAGAAAAATGGACTAAAATCATTCAGCAAGACAAATTACACGTGCTGATTTTTCCTGAGTTTGGCATGGACCCCACTACATTACAATTAGGATGTCTGAGGCTAGCCCCGATTCAAATGACTTCTTGGGGACATCCGAATACAAGTGGCTTGCCAACTATTGATTATTATTTGAGCAGCGAGTTAATGGAACCAGAAAATGCTCAAGAATATTATACCGAGAAGCTAGTTAAATTACCCAATTTATCTATTTATTACCATCCACAACCAATTTCACCTCTAAAAGTTACTAAACAAGATATTGGTATTATCGATAATGCTGTCATGTTTTGGTGCTGCCAATCGTTGTACAAGTATTTACCCCAGCATGATGATGTTTTTCCTCAAATTGCGGGGAATTTGGATAACTGCAAATTTGTTTTTATTGAAAATGAAGGTGAGGGTGTAACTGAAGTCTTTCGTCAGCGATTGGAAAAGGCTTTTGGGGATTTTGCACTTGATTACCAAGATTACTGCATCTTTTTACCGCGGATGAAAGCCAGAAAATTTGCTGGCACCGCTGCAATCGCAGATGTTTTTCTTGATAGTATTGGCTGGTCTGGATGTAATTCGACCTTAGAAGCTATTGCTCATGATATTCCTGTAGTTACCCTCCCAGGGGAATTTATGCGCGCAAGGCATTCAATGGCAATCCTAAAGATGATGAATATTGAAGAAACTATCGCATCTAATAAGGAAGAGTATATAAAAATTGCCATACATTTAGGGAGAGATGCTCAATACCGTCAATACCTCTCGGAGCTAGTTGCCCAGAACAAGCATAAATTATATAACGACCTCAAACCAATTCGAGCTTTAGAAGAATTTTTGTTCGACGTTGTTGGTAAACCCAAAATATCTAGTGCAGATGATGTTACTGATAATCTGCGCTTGGCAATTCAAGAACATAGAGCTAATCGATTAGAATCTTCAGAGCAAGCCTATAGAAAAGTTTTAGCAATACAGCCAAAGCATCCTGAAGCTTTATATGGGTTAGGTATTTTGGCACAACAAAAAGGCGAATTGCAACAGGCAGAGGAATTTTTAAGTTTAGCCGCACGAGAGCAGCCAGATTCAGTTAAAATTTGCTTTACTCTAGGCAACTTATATCAACTTCAGAAGAACTTATCCGCAGCCGAAGATGCTTATAAAAAAGCTATTAATCTACGCTCGGATGCAGCACCAATTCATAATAACTTGGGCTACACTTTAGAGCAACAAGGTAAGTGGGAAGAAGCTCTCAAATGCTATCAAAAAGCTTTAGAGATTCAGCCCAACTGCATTGAAGCAGATGCTAATCTAGGAAATGTCCTTCATCGGATTGCAAAACTATCCTCAGAAAAACAAACTTACTACGCTAAACTAAACTATAAGCTAGGTCTAATTCGCAAAAAAGCTGGAGATTTAACAAACGCTGAAATTTACTTCAAGAAAGCTTTAGAACTAAAATCAGAATATGAAGAAGTCACTAAGTGCTTGGCAAGTATTTCTGAAAGTAATTCAGCATAA
- a CDS encoding peptidylprolyl isomerase, which yields MPENFHISTLDVINKLKRSCDIPNIVEAIASEKIITEAAEKAGIEVTEVELQQEGDKFRLDKKLATATDTWAWLDKHHLSIKDFEKLVYNNLISHKLANHLFASQVEKYFYENRLNYEAAVTYEVTFEDRDLALELFYAVEEREITFPEIARMYIQEPELRRTYGYQGVKYRKDFRPEIAAAVFASSSLGILKPITTPKAVHLIWLEEIIKSELDDKLREQIISELFAFWLNKKVQFLQISTQLEAEANNTENELTSHV from the coding sequence ATGCCCGAAAATTTTCACATTTCAACTTTAGATGTAATTAATAAGCTAAAGCGATCCTGTGATATTCCCAATATAGTAGAAGCGATCGCCTCTGAAAAAATAATTACCGAAGCAGCTGAAAAAGCTGGAATTGAAGTTACAGAAGTAGAATTACAGCAGGAAGGAGATAAATTTCGCTTAGACAAAAAACTTGCCACAGCTACAGATACTTGGGCTTGGTTAGACAAACATCATTTATCTATTAAAGATTTTGAAAAACTAGTTTACAACAATCTGATTTCCCATAAATTGGCAAATCATCTATTTGCATCCCAAGTTGAAAAATATTTTTACGAAAATCGACTCAATTATGAAGCTGCTGTAACCTATGAAGTTACTTTTGAAGATAGAGATTTGGCTTTGGAATTATTTTATGCTGTAGAGGAAAGGGAAATTACATTCCCAGAAATCGCTCGTATGTATATCCAAGAGCCAGAGCTTCGCCGTACCTATGGATATCAGGGAGTTAAGTATCGTAAAGATTTCCGTCCAGAAATTGCAGCAGCTGTATTTGCTAGTTCTTCCCTTGGTATTCTCAAACCAATTACTACACCTAAAGCCGTCCATTTAATTTGGCTAGAAGAAATTATAAAGTCCGAATTAGATGATAAGTTACGCGAACAAATTATTTCAGAATTGTTCGCTTTTTGGTTAAATAAAAAAGTTCAGTTTTTACAAATATCTACTCAATTAGAGGCTGAGGCGAATAACACAGAGAATGAATTAACAAGTCATGTTTAA
- a CDS encoding peptidylprolyl isomerase — MNHQLKIAMEPNEIINFLKRDIKLKEICTKILYQRIIEKTAQQKCIDITTEEIEIEANRQRREKRLEKASDTIRWLEQQMLAPLDWEVGIRYRLLKQKLALLLFGEEVEEFFIQNRSEFEQVILYQFVVNNEKLAQELYYQIEESEISFYEAARLHDINENRRYKCGYEGKVYRWAVTPEIAPLVFSTSPKQLVGPIKTDNGYHLFMVDDYIPAELTPERYQDILNNMFQQWLDAAVDCMYCNFELST; from the coding sequence ATGAATCATCAGTTAAAAATAGCTATGGAGCCGAACGAAATTATTAACTTTCTCAAGAGAGATATAAAATTAAAAGAAATATGTACCAAAATTTTATATCAAAGAATAATTGAAAAAACAGCACAACAAAAATGTATAGATATTACAACAGAAGAAATTGAGATTGAAGCAAACCGTCAGCGTAGAGAAAAGCGTCTAGAAAAAGCTAGCGACACAATTAGATGGCTAGAGCAACAAATGTTAGCTCCTTTAGACTGGGAAGTCGGAATTCGCTATCGTTTGCTCAAACAAAAGCTAGCTTTGCTACTATTCGGTGAAGAAGTAGAAGAATTTTTTATTCAAAACCGTTCCGAGTTTGAACAAGTCATTTTGTATCAATTTGTTGTAAACAATGAAAAATTGGCTCAGGAATTGTACTATCAGATTGAAGAAAGTGAGATTAGTTTTTACGAAGCAGCTCGCCTTCATGATATCAATGAGAATCGTCGATATAAATGTGGGTACGAAGGGAAAGTTTACCGGTGGGCTGTTACACCAGAAATAGCACCTTTGGTGTTTAGTACTTCTCCAAAACAGTTAGTCGGCCCAATCAAAACTGACAATGGCTATCATCTGTTTATGGTTGATGACTATATACCAGCAGAACTAACTCCCGAACGATACCAAGATATTCTTAATAATATGTTTCAACAATGGTTAGATGCCGCAGTTGACTGTATGTATTGCAATTTTGAGCTAAGTACATAA
- a CDS encoding peptidase domain-containing ABC transporter has translation MFLQANISEKITSVLGEYISTEELQSCLEAAEIIEVPAAKLFWQLTEATKGLYIVLEGKIRLLDYSENLITTLSGGASFGEATLFEEQEFIHYAVRASHNLKLGFLKQETLQHLIDKYPIIRQKLLITAENWDLILLCLTNSNFPHHSSQVPGLMEALSLFEKHSLQVSEKIAAPKDCLLWLLHRGEIRNSDGDTLRLGQIYAYNKQDKLKVEQPTIAYFLDRANLQTALEHCPELAEFINGESEISHKIALDRQPPRRRSSLEPLHSNNKIIPFPGANKQAEANNKASKKKASRIYFPSPKVKIGHWWGHLTKRYPYYAQQSASDCGAACLVMIGRYWGKHFSVSRLRDITNAGRSGASLRALASAAESVGFATRPVKATLEKFAEQSFPAIAHWEGNHFIVVYRVTSTHVIVGDPARGQCTLTRKEFNAGWSGYALLLQATSLLKDAENQDVGLWKFFELVKPHYKVLIEVFIASVIMQLFGLVTPIFTQLLLDRVLVQRSIPTLNAVGVGMIVFGLFSIAMNGVRSYLLTHTANRISVSLLVGFIKHTFRLPLSYFESRYVGDIISRIKENQKIQSFLTGQTLSIVLDMLTLVVYLTLMFSYSWKMALFVLITVPPFFILALASTGILRRISREIFNAGAEESSYIIESLTGIRTVRSLAIEQTVRWRWEELLNNRVKKSFNAKVIGIRLNMLSSAIQTFTSTGLMWFGAWQVIQGELTVGQLVAFNMLVGKVLGPFQRFSQLWNQFQEIIISTERLNDVLEAEPEEDLQNKPRKSLDRLNGHIRFDNVTFRYHAESKANILENISFEIKPDQMVALVGRSGSGKTTLSKLILGLYPPTDGKVLIDNQDINGIALQSLRSQVGVVDQDTFLFGGTIRENIAIAHPEATLDEVIQAAQLAGADEFIRLLPLGYETHIGEGGGLLSGGQRQRLAIARALLGNPRLLLFDEATSHLDTESERIIQNNLRTILKGRTSVIIAHRLSTVRNADLIMVMDKGVLVESGSHDELIALKGHYYYLNQQQLAQAG, from the coding sequence GTGTTTTTACAAGCAAATATAAGTGAAAAAATCACCTCTGTTTTAGGTGAATATATCTCTACCGAAGAACTGCAAAGTTGCTTAGAAGCAGCAGAAATTATAGAAGTGCCTGCTGCAAAGCTGTTTTGGCAACTTACAGAAGCTACAAAAGGACTTTATATAGTTCTTGAGGGGAAGATTAGACTTTTAGATTATTCTGAAAACTTAATTACAACCCTATCAGGAGGAGCTTCTTTTGGTGAAGCTACTTTATTTGAAGAACAAGAGTTTATCCATTATGCTGTTAGAGCATCTCATAACTTAAAACTTGGTTTTCTCAAGCAAGAGACTTTACAGCATCTGATAGACAAGTATCCTATAATTCGTCAAAAATTATTAATAACAGCAGAAAACTGGGATTTGATACTTTTATGTTTAACAAATTCTAATTTTCCTCACCATTCTTCCCAAGTACCGGGTTTAATGGAGGCTTTATCGCTTTTTGAAAAGCATTCATTACAGGTATCTGAAAAAATAGCCGCTCCGAAAGATTGTTTGTTGTGGCTGCTCCATCGAGGTGAAATACGAAATTCCGATGGCGATACTTTAAGGCTAGGTCAAATATATGCTTATAACAAACAAGATAAGTTGAAAGTAGAGCAACCAACCATTGCTTATTTTCTCGATCGAGCCAATTTACAAACAGCCCTAGAACATTGTCCTGAATTAGCAGAATTTATTAATGGTGAAAGTGAGATTTCCCATAAAATTGCTTTAGATCGTCAGCCACCTCGGAGAAGGTCTTCATTAGAACCTCTGCACTCTAATAATAAAATAATTCCCTTTCCAGGTGCAAATAAACAAGCAGAAGCGAATAATAAAGCAAGTAAGAAAAAAGCATCACGTATATATTTTCCCAGCCCAAAGGTAAAAATAGGTCACTGGTGGGGACACTTAACAAAGCGGTACCCTTATTATGCACAACAGAGTGCCTCCGATTGTGGTGCAGCTTGCTTGGTAATGATTGGTCGTTACTGGGGTAAACATTTTAGCGTAAGTCGTTTGCGAGATATTACAAATGCAGGACGCAGTGGTGCATCTTTACGCGCTCTAGCATCCGCAGCAGAAAGTGTTGGCTTCGCGACTCGTCCGGTGAAAGCTACCTTAGAAAAATTTGCCGAACAATCTTTTCCTGCAATCGCTCATTGGGAAGGCAATCACTTTATCGTTGTTTATCGAGTTACAAGCACTCATGTAATAGTAGGCGATCCAGCCCGAGGTCAATGCACTCTGACGCGCAAAGAATTCAATGCTGGTTGGAGTGGCTACGCGTTGTTACTGCAAGCAACATCCTTACTCAAGGATGCCGAAAATCAAGATGTTGGTTTATGGAAGTTTTTTGAGTTAGTTAAACCTCACTATAAAGTCTTGATAGAAGTATTTATTGCTTCGGTAATAATGCAGCTATTTGGACTAGTAACGCCTATTTTCACTCAGTTGTTGCTTGATAGAGTCTTGGTGCAGCGAAGTATTCCGACTCTGAATGCCGTTGGTGTTGGGATGATTGTTTTTGGTTTGTTCAGCATTGCCATGAACGGGGTGCGATCTTATCTTCTCACCCACACCGCTAACCGTATTAGCGTCTCCCTGTTAGTAGGCTTTATCAAACATACTTTCCGATTACCTCTTTCCTACTTTGAATCCCGTTATGTAGGGGATATTATCTCGCGTATCAAAGAAAACCAGAAAATTCAAAGTTTTCTGACAGGACAAACCCTGTCAATTGTGCTGGATATGCTGACGTTGGTTGTTTATCTCACCCTGATGTTTTCCTATAGTTGGAAAATGGCGTTGTTTGTACTGATTACCGTGCCGCCATTTTTCATTTTGGCTTTAGCGAGTACGGGTATTCTACGGCGTATTTCCAGAGAAATTTTTAATGCAGGTGCTGAAGAAAGTAGTTACATTATCGAGTCATTAACGGGAATTCGCACTGTGCGATCGCTTGCAATTGAACAGACAGTAAGATGGCGATGGGAAGAGTTATTAAACAATCGGGTCAAAAAGTCTTTCAATGCTAAGGTAATTGGGATTCGTCTCAACATGCTTAGTAGCGCCATTCAAACCTTTACAAGCACCGGACTAATGTGGTTTGGAGCATGGCAGGTTATTCAAGGGGAACTTACTGTTGGTCAATTGGTCGCATTTAATATGTTAGTAGGTAAGGTGTTGGGTCCTTTTCAAAGATTTTCCCAATTGTGGAATCAATTTCAGGAGATTATTATTTCTACAGAACGACTTAATGATGTTCTAGAAGCAGAACCTGAAGAAGACTTACAAAATAAACCTCGGAAGTCTTTGGATAGACTTAACGGTCACATTAGATTTGATAATGTTACCTTTCGCTATCATGCCGAAAGTAAAGCTAATATACTAGAGAATATAAGTTTTGAGATTAAGCCCGATCAAATGGTAGCCTTGGTAGGGCGTAGTGGTTCGGGTAAAACAACTCTTTCCAAACTGATTTTAGGTTTATATCCACCGACAGACGGAAAAGTACTCATTGATAATCAGGACATTAACGGTATTGCTTTACAGTCGCTGCGTTCTCAAGTGGGTGTAGTAGACCAAGACACCTTTTTGTTTGGTGGAACTATCCGCGAAAATATTGCCATCGCTCACCCAGAAGCGACTCTTGATGAGGTTATTCAAGCCGCACAATTAGCAGGAGCAGATGAATTTATTCGACTCTTGCCATTAGGTTATGAAACCCATATCGGTGAAGGAGGTGGGCTACTTTCGGGGGGGCAACGCCAACGTCTGGCAATTGCCCGTGCATTACTGGGTAACCCCCGCTTATTGTTATTTGATGAAGCTACCAGTCACCTGGATACGGAATCTGAGCGTATAATTCAAAACAATCTGAGGACAATTCTCAAAGGCAGAACAAGTGTAATTATCGCTCACCGTTTATCTACAGTGCGTAACGCAGACTTAATTATGGTAATGGATAAGGGCGTGTTAGTAGAAAGCGGCTCGCATGACGAATTAATTGCCCTAAAAGGTCATTATTATTACCTCAATCAACAACAATTAGCACAAGCAGGTTAA